A window from Variovorax sp. PBL-E5 encodes these proteins:
- a CDS encoding energy transducer TonB, which yields MNLRDLSTLQIALGLSVLAHAVLLSVRFIDPESFNRVFKETPLEVILVNAKSDERPDKARAIAQASLAGGGDLDKGFATSPLPPSTFTAVGDSTDEAQRQIEAMQAQQMMMLAQIKRQLAEMPVPDPRTQGNPNEAAAREEKRRQLVELLAAIERRVNEENARPRKHYLSPATREAAYAAYVDALSRRIEVRGTENFPEIAGKKLYGELAMMITVNFDGSILGTDIAESSGDRVLDRRAQAIVRSIGNFGKFTDAMRRQTDQIVLLRRFKFTHDETLETQLSSKQ from the coding sequence ATGAACCTGCGCGACCTGAGCACGCTGCAGATTGCGCTCGGCCTGTCGGTCCTGGCGCATGCGGTGCTGCTCTCGGTGCGCTTCATCGATCCCGAATCCTTCAACCGCGTCTTCAAGGAAACGCCGCTCGAGGTGATCCTCGTCAATGCCAAGAGCGACGAGCGGCCCGACAAGGCTCGCGCCATCGCGCAGGCTTCGCTGGCCGGCGGCGGCGATCTCGACAAGGGCTTCGCGACCAGTCCGCTGCCGCCTTCCACTTTCACCGCGGTCGGTGACTCGACGGACGAAGCGCAGCGCCAAATCGAAGCCATGCAGGCGCAGCAAATGATGATGCTGGCCCAGATCAAGCGGCAGCTCGCCGAGATGCCGGTGCCGGATCCGCGCACGCAGGGCAACCCGAACGAGGCGGCTGCGCGCGAGGAGAAACGGCGCCAACTGGTCGAACTGCTGGCCGCGATTGAGCGCCGCGTCAACGAAGAGAATGCCCGGCCGCGCAAGCACTACCTCAGCCCCGCCACCCGCGAGGCCGCCTATGCGGCGTACGTCGATGCGCTGAGTCGACGCATCGAAGTGCGCGGCACCGAGAACTTCCCGGAGATCGCCGGCAAGAAGCTCTATGGCGAACTCGCCATGATGATCACGGTCAACTTCGACGGCTCGATCCTTGGCACCGACATCGCCGAAAGCTCGGGGGATCGGGTGCTGGACCGGCGCGCCCAGGCGATCGTTCGCAGCATCGGCAACTTCGGCAAGTTCACCGACGCGATGCGCCGGCAGACCGATCAGATCGTGCTGCTCAGGCGCTTCAAGTTCACCCACGACGAGACGCTCGAGACGCAGCTCTCGTCGAAGCAATGA
- a CDS encoding sensor histidine kinase: protein MQAWLRSGFRAGTALLLWCALAGAWAGSDLQVLNAATVTTTVAGRTQTEAVDLPYHWDRHQAAQPGVASFDLPFSLERQPDVPWGIYLARVGTSFSVELNGELVEANGSLAYSDGGDYAKIPRFIAVPARLLRPGDNLLRIRIRADTGRRAGLSAPVLGPASTVRADLFASAYAWRFSGSVLLAAFSLVVSVTAFALWLTQLDTSAADGRRREGVYLWAALAEFCWALRVADGAIANPPLPWVAWGVLMTACYSGWVVSAVLFCHHVAGWHRHASVRWMRWAMAVMFVGAVSSTWLSLARAEPQWLTGWLGFEIAGIAVYIGGFVLATVLRPNIARVLLSSVAVLTVLIGLRDWVVIRVSDSYGDTTWVRYTSVFFGIALLTIVVTRFRTASQQARELLATLTAKVADRERELAATYGRLERAAREQATALERQRILRDMHDGVGSHISAAIRQLQSGDAKPEELLRTLRDSLDQLKLSIDSIQLPPGDVGALLAALRYRLGSRFAASNIELQWAVDELSPVERLDAQAMRQLQFLLFEAISNVLQHAQATVLRIEAAMAGPALRLCVIDNGRGYDASSMPRAICERAAAIGAWLAVESRPGRTVVRLDID from the coding sequence ATGCAGGCCTGGCTCCGCAGCGGTTTCCGGGCGGGCACGGCACTGCTGCTCTGGTGCGCGCTGGCAGGCGCGTGGGCGGGCTCCGACCTGCAAGTGCTGAACGCGGCGACGGTCACCACCACGGTCGCGGGCCGCACGCAGACCGAGGCGGTCGATCTGCCCTATCACTGGGACCGGCACCAGGCGGCTCAGCCCGGCGTGGCGAGCTTCGATCTGCCCTTCTCGCTGGAGCGGCAGCCCGATGTGCCGTGGGGCATCTACCTGGCGCGCGTCGGCACTTCCTTCTCGGTCGAGCTCAACGGGGAACTGGTGGAGGCCAACGGCAGCCTGGCGTACAGCGACGGTGGCGACTACGCCAAGATCCCGCGCTTCATCGCCGTGCCCGCCAGGCTGCTGCGGCCCGGCGACAACCTGTTGCGGATCCGGATCCGCGCCGACACGGGCCGCCGTGCGGGCCTGTCGGCGCCTGTGCTCGGGCCCGCGAGCACGGTGCGCGCCGATCTGTTCGCGAGCGCGTATGCGTGGCGCTTCTCGGGATCGGTGCTGCTGGCGGCCTTCAGCCTGGTCGTCAGTGTCACGGCCTTCGCGCTCTGGCTCACGCAGCTCGACACCAGCGCTGCCGACGGTCGGCGGCGCGAGGGCGTGTACCTCTGGGCGGCGCTGGCGGAGTTCTGCTGGGCGCTGCGCGTGGCCGACGGCGCGATCGCGAATCCGCCGCTGCCCTGGGTGGCGTGGGGCGTGTTGATGACCGCCTGCTATTCGGGCTGGGTGGTGTCGGCCGTGCTGTTCTGCCACCACGTCGCCGGCTGGCATCGGCATGCCAGCGTGCGATGGATGCGATGGGCCATGGCCGTGATGTTCGTGGGCGCAGTGTCCTCGACGTGGTTGTCCCTCGCGCGTGCCGAGCCCCAGTGGCTGACCGGCTGGCTCGGGTTCGAGATCGCCGGCATCGCCGTCTATATCGGCGGTTTCGTGCTGGCGACGGTGCTGCGGCCGAACATCGCGCGGGTGCTGCTGTCCAGCGTGGCCGTGCTCACCGTGCTGATCGGGCTGCGCGACTGGGTGGTGATCCGGGTCAGCGATTCCTACGGCGATACCACCTGGGTGCGCTACACCTCGGTCTTCTTCGGCATCGCGCTGCTCACGATCGTGGTGACGCGCTTTCGCACCGCCAGCCAGCAGGCGCGCGAACTGCTCGCCACGCTCACCGCCAAGGTGGCGGATCGCGAGCGCGAACTGGCCGCGACCTACGGGCGGCTCGAACGGGCCGCGCGCGAACAGGCCACGGCGCTGGAGCGGCAGCGGATTCTGCGCGACATGCACGACGGCGTGGGCTCGCACATCAGCGCGGCCATTCGCCAACTGCAATCGGGCGACGCGAAGCCCGAGGAATTGCTGCGCACCCTGCGCGATTCGCTCGACCAGCTGAAGCTCTCGATCGATTCGATCCAGCTGCCGCCCGGCGACGTCGGTGCGCTGCTGGCCGCGCTGCGCTATCGGCTCGGGTCGCGCTTTGCGGCCTCGAACATCGAGCTGCAATGGGCCGTGGACGAGCTGTCGCCGGTCGAGCGCCTCGACGCGCAGGCGATGCGGCAGCTGCAGTTCCTGCTGTTCGAGGCGATTTCCAACGTGCTGCAGCACGCGCAGGCCACGGTGCTGCGCATCGAGGCGGCGATGGCAGGGCCGGCGCTGCGCCTGTGCGTGATCGACAACGGCCGCGGCTACGACGCCTCGAGCATGCCGCGCGCGATCTGCGAGCGCGCCGCCGCGATCGGGGCGTGGCTGGCGGTCGAAAGCCGACCCGGCCGCACGGTCGTTCGGCTCGATATCGATTGA
- a CDS encoding YqiA/YcfP family alpha/beta fold hydrolase, whose product MPPATHLLYLHGFRSSPQSAKASQMARRVAERHPGVEWWCPQLPPSPRDAIDLVMRGIAGWPRASMAVVGSSLGGFYATYVTGMTRCRAVLLNPAVHPARDLARHIGDQTLWHDPAEHFYFRPEYIDQLRTLDVGPLTRPERVLAIVAKGDEVLDWREMSARYPGSRVKLLEGGDHALSDFERHHLDDVIAFLDLR is encoded by the coding sequence ATGCCTCCCGCGACCCACCTGCTCTACCTCCACGGCTTCCGCTCTTCTCCGCAGTCGGCCAAGGCCAGCCAGATGGCACGGCGCGTGGCCGAGCGGCATCCCGGCGTCGAATGGTGGTGCCCCCAGCTGCCGCCCTCGCCGCGCGATGCCATCGACCTGGTGATGCGCGGCATCGCGGGCTGGCCGCGCGCGTCCATGGCCGTGGTCGGCTCCTCACTCGGCGGCTTCTATGCCACCTACGTGACCGGCATGACCCGCTGCCGCGCCGTGCTGCTGAACCCCGCCGTGCACCCCGCGCGGGACCTGGCCCGCCACATCGGCGACCAGACCCTGTGGCATGACCCCGCGGAGCACTTTTATTTCCGCCCCGAGTACATCGACCAGTTGCGCACCCTCGACGTCGGCCCGCTGACCCGGCCCGAACGCGTCCTCGCGATCGTCGCCAAGGGCGACGAAGTGCTGGACTGGCGCGAGATGTCGGCCCGCTACCCCGGCAGCCGCGTCAAGCTGCTCGAAGGCGGCGACCATGCGCTGTCCGACTTCGAGCGCCATCACCTCGACGACGTCATCGCATTTCTGGACCTGCGCTAG
- the aroE gene encoding shikimate dehydrogenase: MDQYCVMGNPVEHSRSPWIHARFAELTGQTMRYGRRLVALGGFAGGVAAFRADETEGTARGCNVTVPFKFDAAALAQHLSPRAALAQAVNVLSFREDGIHGDNSDGVGLVHDITVHAGVALAGGDVLLLGAGGAAAGVLGPLLEAGPRRLVVANRTLARAIALVQRHAPLALQHHVVLEAQALDTVPGRFGVVVNATASSLAGGEVPVAAGVLAPGALAIDMMYGPAAAGFMQWARENGAVPRDGLGMLIEQAAQAFATWRGVRPPSAQVLAELRTIVDSA; this comes from the coding sequence ATGGATCAGTACTGTGTGATGGGCAACCCGGTCGAGCACAGCCGCTCGCCCTGGATTCATGCGCGCTTCGCCGAACTCACCGGACAGACGATGCGCTACGGCCGCCGCCTGGTCGCGCTCGGCGGCTTTGCCGGCGGCGTGGCCGCATTCCGCGCCGACGAGACCGAAGGCACGGCGCGCGGCTGCAACGTCACCGTGCCCTTCAAGTTCGATGCAGCCGCGCTGGCGCAGCACCTCAGTCCGCGCGCCGCGCTGGCGCAGGCGGTCAACGTGCTGAGTTTCCGCGAGGACGGCATCCACGGCGACAACAGCGACGGCGTCGGGCTGGTCCACGACATCACGGTCCATGCGGGCGTGGCGCTCGCGGGCGGCGACGTGCTGCTGCTCGGCGCCGGCGGCGCCGCGGCCGGCGTGCTGGGCCCGCTGCTCGAAGCCGGGCCACGCCGGCTGGTGGTCGCCAACCGCACGCTCGCCCGCGCGATCGCACTGGTGCAGCGCCATGCGCCGCTCGCGCTACAGCACCACGTCGTGCTCGAGGCGCAGGCGCTCGACACGGTGCCGGGCCGCTTCGGCGTGGTGGTCAACGCCACCGCTTCCAGCCTGGCGGGCGGCGAGGTGCCGGTCGCGGCCGGCGTGCTCGCGCCCGGCGCACTGGCGATCGACATGATGTACGGGCCGGCCGCCGCCGGCTTCATGCAGTGGGCGCGCGAGAACGGCGCCGTGCCGCGCGACGGCCTCGGCATGCTGATCGAGCAGGCCGCGCAAGCCTTCGCGACCTGGCGCGGCGTGCGGCCGCCGTCCGCGCAGGTGCTGGCCGAACTGCGCACCATCGTCGACTCGGCGTGA
- a CDS encoding ribonuclease catalytic domain-containing protein — translation MFVLFEEAGKYLGGRILSEAEASAQVELDSGKRVKVKSAHIVLRFEKPAPAALITEARELAAAMDLDLAWEFAPEGEFGFGELAVDYFQAHPTLTQQAAALLALFEAPHYFRRAGKGRFKKAPAEIVQQALAAIEKKKAVQAQITQWAAELADGICPAPVREQLYKILFRPDKNAPEYKAVVEAARATQRPPLDLLQRAGAIDSAYQFHWRRFLFENFPKGTGFPALSAPAITDDLPLADVQAFSIDDSQTTEIDDALSVRGLGQDTVVVGVHIAAPGLALVPGSPIDQVARARMSTVYMPGHKITMLPDEVVETYTLQEGRDCPAVSLYASFDAATLELKSTETRLERVPIVANLRHDQLDGFVTQPWLEDASVADSDAPEAARRLREPLSFLLRLAKHLKAQREVVRGKPENFNRPDYNFRLVGNDGEPTGNEQVQISTRQRGAPLDLIVSEAMILANSSWGGWLGELGVPGLYRSQASLAPGIKVRMGTRALPHAGLGVKSYAWSTSPLRRYTDLVNQWQIIAAARHGKTAALAAPFKPKDAELFSILSGFDATYATYNAHQGGMERFWTLEYLRQQAITELDATLIKDLPNGALVRADTLPLVFPVTGTQGLMRGARVRVKLGDIDEIALDIHGTVVERLDTAPAQVAAEDESGDDEEVAGPIAIAVDLADSEAAAPESAPA, via the coding sequence ATGTTTGTATTGTTCGAAGAAGCCGGCAAATACCTCGGCGGCCGCATCCTGTCGGAAGCGGAGGCCTCGGCGCAGGTCGAGCTCGACAGCGGCAAGCGCGTCAAGGTCAAGAGCGCCCACATCGTGCTGCGCTTCGAGAAGCCGGCACCGGCCGCGCTGATCACCGAAGCCCGTGAACTCGCGGCCGCGATGGATCTGGACCTGGCCTGGGAATTCGCGCCCGAAGGCGAGTTCGGCTTCGGCGAACTGGCGGTCGACTACTTCCAGGCCCATCCCACGCTGACGCAGCAGGCCGCAGCGCTGCTGGCGCTGTTCGAGGCGCCGCACTACTTCCGCCGTGCCGGCAAGGGGCGCTTCAAGAAGGCGCCGGCCGAAATCGTGCAGCAGGCCCTGGCCGCGATCGAAAAGAAGAAAGCCGTCCAGGCGCAGATCACGCAGTGGGCGGCCGAACTGGCCGACGGCATCTGCCCGGCGCCGGTGCGCGAGCAGCTCTACAAGATCCTGTTCCGCCCCGACAAGAACGCGCCCGAATACAAGGCCGTGGTCGAAGCGGCCCGCGCCACGCAGCGGCCACCGCTCGATCTGCTGCAGCGCGCCGGCGCAATCGACTCGGCCTACCAGTTCCACTGGCGCCGCTTCCTGTTCGAGAACTTTCCCAAGGGCACCGGCTTTCCGGCCCTCAGCGCGCCGGCCATCACCGATGACCTGCCGCTCGCCGACGTGCAGGCCTTCTCGATCGACGATTCGCAGACCACCGAGATCGACGACGCGCTCTCGGTCCGCGGCCTGGGGCAGGACACGGTGGTCGTCGGCGTCCACATCGCGGCGCCCGGACTGGCGCTGGTGCCGGGCAGCCCGATCGACCAGGTGGCGCGTGCGCGCATGTCGACCGTCTACATGCCAGGCCACAAGATCACGATGCTGCCCGACGAGGTGGTCGAGACCTACACCCTGCAGGAAGGGCGCGACTGCCCCGCCGTCTCGCTTTACGCGAGCTTCGACGCGGCCACGCTGGAACTGAAATCCACCGAGACCAGGCTGGAGCGCGTGCCGATCGTCGCCAACCTGCGCCATGACCAGCTCGACGGCTTCGTCACGCAGCCCTGGCTCGAGGATGCCTCGGTGGCCGACAGCGACGCGCCCGAAGCCGCACGGCGGCTGCGCGAACCGCTGTCCTTCCTGTTGCGCCTCGCAAAGCATCTGAAGGCGCAGCGCGAGGTGGTGCGCGGCAAGCCCGAGAACTTCAACCGGCCCGACTACAACTTCCGCCTGGTCGGCAACGACGGCGAGCCCACCGGCAACGAGCAGGTCCAGATCAGCACCCGCCAGCGCGGTGCGCCGCTCGACCTGATCGTCTCCGAAGCGATGATCCTGGCCAACAGCAGCTGGGGTGGCTGGCTCGGCGAGCTCGGTGTGCCCGGCCTCTACCGCAGCCAGGCCAGCCTGGCGCCGGGCATCAAGGTGCGCATGGGCACGCGGGCCTTGCCGCATGCCGGCCTCGGCGTGAAGAGCTATGCGTGGAGCACTTCGCCGCTGCGCCGCTACACCGACCTCGTGAACCAGTGGCAGATCATCGCCGCGGCGCGCCACGGCAAGACCGCCGCGCTCGCGGCGCCGTTCAAGCCGAAGGACGCCGAGCTGTTCTCCATCCTCTCGGGCTTCGACGCCACCTACGCGACCTACAACGCGCACCAGGGCGGCATGGAACGCTTCTGGACGCTCGAATACCTGCGGCAGCAGGCCATCACCGAACTCGACGCGACCTTGATCAAGGACCTGCCGAACGGCGCCCTGGTGCGGGCCGACACGCTGCCGCTGGTGTTCCCGGTCACGGGCACGCAGGGGCTGATGCGCGGCGCCCGCGTGCGCGTCAAGCTCGGCGACATCGACGAGATCGCGCTCGACATCCACGGCACGGTCGTCGAGCGCCTCGACACCGCGCCGGCGCAAGTCGCGGCCGAGGACGAAAGCGGCGACGACGAAGAAGTCGCCGGTCCCATTGCGATCGCGGTCGACCTCGCCGACAGCGAGGCGGCCGCACCGGAAAGCGCGCCTGCATGA
- a CDS encoding response regulator transcription factor, with the protein MQQNEMPDDGATLPWGVVIVEDDGPTRAFFEESIGRCTKLRWLASAGTVHDALSLLEGLAPAPDVLLVDLGLPDGSGLRVIQEAVARYPQCEPLVISVFGDEDNVLASIEAGAVGYIHKDDAPESIACTILDMKAGGSPISPMVARRVLAKYRSLQDENRPADAAPAPEAVDAAAAILPGRPLLSKREQEVLALIARGFSYAEIARLHALSVHTVQTHIKNLYGKLAVHSKNEAVFEAMRLGLLRHPG; encoded by the coding sequence ATGCAACAAAACGAAATGCCCGACGACGGCGCGACCCTGCCGTGGGGCGTGGTGATCGTCGAAGACGACGGGCCGACCCGCGCCTTTTTCGAGGAGAGCATCGGTCGTTGCACGAAACTTCGATGGCTCGCCAGCGCGGGGACGGTGCACGACGCGCTGTCGCTGCTGGAAGGCCTGGCCCCGGCACCGGACGTGCTGCTGGTCGATCTGGGCCTGCCGGATGGCAGCGGGCTGCGGGTGATCCAGGAGGCCGTGGCCCGCTACCCGCAGTGCGAGCCGCTGGTGATCTCCGTGTTCGGCGACGAGGACAACGTGCTGGCCAGCATCGAGGCCGGTGCGGTCGGCTACATCCACAAGGACGATGCGCCGGAAAGCATTGCCTGCACCATTCTCGACATGAAGGCGGGTGGTTCGCCGATCTCGCCGATGGTCGCGCGCCGCGTGCTGGCCAAGTACCGCAGCCTGCAGGACGAGAACCGTCCGGCGGATGCCGCGCCGGCGCCCGAGGCCGTTGACGCGGCGGCCGCGATCCTGCCCGGGCGCCCGCTGCTGTCCAAGCGCGAGCAGGAGGTGCTGGCGCTGATCGCGCGCGGTTTCTCCTATGCCGAAATCGCGCGGCTGCACGCGCTGAGCGTGCACACGGTGCAGACGCACATCAAGAATCTCTACGGCAAGCTGGCGGTGCATTCCAAGAACGAAGCGGTGTTCGAGGCGATGCGCCTGGGGCTGCTGCGCCACCCGGGCTGA